The genomic window AGTTATTGAGGAAAAATTATTGCATCCTCAAGTAGTTTACGGTTATTTCCCTTGTCAATCTGAGGGTAATTCGCTACATATCTATGATGCAGAAGCATGGAAGAACGGGCAGAAAAAACAAGTTACTACATTCAACTTCCCCCGTCAAAAATCTTTGCGACGTTTGTGTATTGCCGATTTCTTTGCGCCTGTGGAAACTGGGCAGATTGATGTGTTTCCGATGCAAGCGGTAACTGTGGGAAATATTGCAACTGAGTTTGCACAGAAATTGTTTGCAGATAATCAATATACCGATTATTTGTATTTTCATGGTTTAGCTGTGCAAACTGCGGAAGCTTTGGCAGAATGGCTACACGCAAGAATTCGCCACGAGTTGGGTTTTGCTAATGAGGAACCTGATAATATTCGGGATATGCTTGCACAACGTTATCGCGGTTCTCGATATAGTTTTGGATATCCGGCTTGTCCGAATATTCAAGATCAGTATAAACAGTTGGAATTGTTGGGGGCTGAACGAATCAATCTTTATATGGATGAAAGCGAACAAATTTATCCCGAACAATCTACAACTGCGATTATCACCTATCACCCAGTCGCGAAATACTTCACCGCTTAATTAGTAGGGTTGGCTGTTGTTTTTAGGCTTAGAAACCCGGTTTCTTAGAGAAACCGGGTTTCTTTGTTGGTGTCATACATTATAATGAAAACAGTCAATAAAAAGCGAGAAATAATATGGCAGAATTGAAGATTATTTTATTGATATTCGTAATAAGTCGCATACCCCGCCAGCGATTCAAATCGCTGGCGGGATTTAAGCAGTGGTGCAAGATATTCCCCACCTTACGCTAATTTCTATGCCGTTGCTGCCTTTTTATCCAATTCATCTTTCGATCGATTTGTCTCAGAATGAGATATTTCTGAGTCTGCAATATCATCCTCAAAAACTTCCGGGCAGTATTTTTTCAGATTCTCCAAAAACTGCTCAGGCGTAACTTCTGCGAAATGTTTGTAAAGAATATCAGCACATTTTTTAGGGTCAAGCATTTTACCATTATTTAATTCCTCATTATAATCTTACCAAACGCGACTCCTCAATCAGAGAAGTATCTCTGACGGCTATCTGCACATGAGCGCGATCGAAAATAGCGGAATTGGGATAAACAGGCTCACCCTCTAGGAAAACCGCTCGAATTGTACGAGGTATCTGACCCTGTTCGCCAAGAACTTCAACAATATAGTTAAAGCAGGCACAATCTAGCCGATGCGCTTTCGATCTCTGAGGGTTCTGTCGAGGTAAAGGTCTGTTGCCTTGCGAGTACTCCTCTACAAATGAGTTGTAGATGTTCCTGATAAGCGGAAACCAGCTAATGTCCACTAAATCGATGCAGTCATCCAAGCGGATAGTGGAACGAATTACAGCCGGATTTGCAGGATGTTGCTGCTTGGCCCATTCCCAAGCGCGTACTGGCGCATCTTGAAAGAAATAAACCCCTGTTCCCAGCCAGTCGTAGTCATTGGAACTAACGTTAAAACCTTGCTGAATAATTGTTGCCGCTGCCTCCGTATTTGTACCGTGATAGCCGTAGACTCGAATCGTTTCAGACACTCAAAAACTCCTCACTAGGTTATGCGATCGTAGCCACAAAATTTATCTGTTCTCTCATGTTAAATAGAACCAAAAATCTGGAAAAATTGAGATAGGGATTTCCCGCCAAGCTCTATTTTAAACAAGAGGTAGATAGACGATGCCAGCAATCAAAAATTTTGACAATACCACAGAAGCACTACTCGATTTGTTAAGAAGCACAAAGGAAGGAAAAACTCAGTTACCTGATTTTCAACGCTCTTGGGTTTGGAACGATGAACAAATACGCAGCCTTCTAGCTAGTATTTCCTTATCGTATCCTGTTGGAGTAGTAATGATGCTGCAAACAGGTAATCCTGATGTGCGGTTTCAATCTCGACCGATTGAAGGTGTTACACTTAATAACTCCATACAACCAGAACGATTAATATTGGATGGGCAGCAGCGATTAACATCTCTTGTTCAATCACTTCTTTTAGGCAAACCAGTCATTACTAAAGATGCACGAGGCAAAAATATTCACCGATGGTATTATATTAATATTGTTAAAGCTCTCGATCCAAATTTTGAACGAGAAGAAGCAATTGTAAGTTTGCCGGAAGACAAAATTATTCGTAATTTTCGTGGCGTTATTGAGGAAGACTACTCAACGCCTCAAAAAGAATATGAAAATAGTCTATTTCCTGTAGCGCAAATTTCTGATTATTCTGATTGGATGACCAACTATAACGAATTTTGGGATTACGACAGGGAAAAAGTCAAGCTATTCAATAAATTCAACCAAGAAATTATCAAACCTTTTGAACAGTACCAAGTACCAGTAATTTTATTACGTAAAGAAACACCAAGAGAAGCAGTTTGTCAAGTTTTTGAAAAAGTAAATACAGGCGGCGTATCGCTTACAGTTTTTGAATTGATAACTGCTACTTTTGCGGCTAATGAGTTCGACTTGCGAGAAGATTGGGCTAAACGAGAAAAGGAACTGAAAAAACCTCAATATCAGGTTTTAAGAAATATTCAAAATACTGAGTTTTTGCAAGCAGTAACTCTTTGCGTCACTTACGAAAAGCCTCCTGTAAGTTGTAAGCGCAAAGATATACTGAAATTAAATCTTCAGCAATATGAAAAATGGGCTAACTCAGTCACGCAAGGATTTAAACAAGCAGCAGAATTACTCCACACACAAAAAATATTTACCGAGCGCGACCTGCCTTACCAAACTCAACTTACCGCTCTTGCAGCTATTTTAGCAACATTAGGAAATCCCGTTAATCATGCTGAGGATAATGCAAAATTAATCCGTTGGTACTGGTGCGGAGTCTTCGGCGAACTATACGGTAGTGCGATTGAAAGCCGTCTTGCTAAAGATTTACAAGAAGTGGTGGAATTGATTAAGAATAATGGTTCTGAACCTGTCACAATTAGAGATGCTAATTTCGCTCCTAGTCGCCTACAATATCTCTACTCGCGAAGAAGTGCTGCTTATAAAGGTTTATCAGCTTTGTTATTGCGAGATGGTGGCTGCGATTTCCACACGGGTTATCCTATCGACACTCTAAAAAACTTCGACCTTCCTATTGATATTCATCACATTTTCCCGCGCCAATGGTGTCAAAAAAATGGTATTAAAGCAGAACTTTACGACAGCGTAATCAACAAAACTCCCCTTTCAGCTAAGACTAACCGCCAGATTGGAAGCAATCCGCCAAGTATCTACTTAGCCAAAATCCAAAAAGACACAGGGATTTCGGAAGCAAAAATGGATGAAATTTTGCGATCGCACGTCATCGATCCAGTTGCTTTACGTGCTGATGATTTTGATGCCTTCTTCCAAGCGCGTCAAAAAGCACTGCTTGAACGTATAGAAAAAGCAATGGGTAAAAATCTTGTGCCTGTACCGGATGAATCAGTTGAATCTATCGATCGAGATGAGTACGACGACCTCGATAATGAAGATGATTTCCCTCAAGCTAGTTAGATTTTAGGTAATGCGATCGCACTCCCCATCACCACAAAAATAGCGATCGCCTTATCCTCAAAAATATTCCAAATTAATTAGGAATTATATCATTTTTTTGAGTATAATTTAGCTATCGATCGACATCCCTCAATTGAATATTGCAGCAAGAAATTTTGAAAGAAGCGATCGCACCCTCCCCCTCACAACCCCTCTAAATCAAGTCTATTCCAAACAATCTAGAAAAGCGAT from Aerosakkonema funiforme FACHB-1375 includes these protein-coding regions:
- a CDS encoding poly(ADP-ribose) polymerase family protein, with protein sequence MSETIRVYGYHGTNTEAAATIIQQGFNVSSNDYDWLGTGVYFFQDAPVRAWEWAKQQHPANPAVIRSTIRLDDCIDLVDISWFPLIRNIYNSFVEEYSQGNRPLPRQNPQRSKAHRLDCACFNYIVEVLGEQGQIPRTIRAVFLEGEPVYPNSAIFDRAHVQIAVRDTSLIEESRLVRL
- a CDS encoding GmrSD restriction endonuclease domain-containing protein; its protein translation is MPAIKNFDNTTEALLDLLRSTKEGKTQLPDFQRSWVWNDEQIRSLLASISLSYPVGVVMMLQTGNPDVRFQSRPIEGVTLNNSIQPERLILDGQQRLTSLVQSLLLGKPVITKDARGKNIHRWYYINIVKALDPNFEREEAIVSLPEDKIIRNFRGVIEEDYSTPQKEYENSLFPVAQISDYSDWMTNYNEFWDYDREKVKLFNKFNQEIIKPFEQYQVPVILLRKETPREAVCQVFEKVNTGGVSLTVFELITATFAANEFDLREDWAKREKELKKPQYQVLRNIQNTEFLQAVTLCVTYEKPPVSCKRKDILKLNLQQYEKWANSVTQGFKQAAELLHTQKIFTERDLPYQTQLTALAAILATLGNPVNHAEDNAKLIRWYWCGVFGELYGSAIESRLAKDLQEVVELIKNNGSEPVTIRDANFAPSRLQYLYSRRSAAYKGLSALLLRDGGCDFHTGYPIDTLKNFDLPIDIHHIFPRQWCQKNGIKAELYDSVINKTPLSAKTNRQIGSNPPSIYLAKIQKDTGISEAKMDEILRSHVIDPVALRADDFDAFFQARQKALLERIEKAMGKNLVPVPDESVESIDRDEYDDLDNEDDFPQAS